Proteins encoded within one genomic window of Trueperaceae bacterium:
- a CDS encoding S9 family peptidase — MMPLPTFEQFSAVRILGAPKYSPDGSRIAYIANTTGYTNLWTMPAGGGFASQLTSFSHRRVTDFSWSPDGSRIAFTSDLHGDEMHQVFVVEAGGGWPRQLTDAPSVQYTLVDWTPDGERVVITGNDREPTQMDPQLLDVETGETERLMTGGLYYGTLVSPDGRYLLILEIISNTDQNIYVLDLESRERTLATPHEGEATFQPCAWARDSSGFYLLTNHGREYAGLAFYSLEGGKWGFAHAPDHDLELFDLAKDGRTTVAVMNVDGASRLQAYSLGEGKELPAPELPLGVVGSVSLHPNERRLVMSFARATEATNIYEVDLESGSVRKLEQSMLGGVPAEYLVEPELISYPSFDREIPAWLFRPKGDGPFPMVLSIHGGPEAQERPQYIYSGLYQFLLSRGIGVLAPNIRGSTGYGASYQKLIHRDWGGAELQDIRHAAEYLRSLHWVDPERLAVFGGSFGGFATLSAVSRLPEYWSVGVDVVGPSNLITFVDSVPPHWKQMLKAWVGDAVEDREMLVERSPITYVDDIRVPMLIIQGANDQRVVKAESDQMVERLRTLGREVEYYVDDESGHGPASREAGERWWRMVAEYLVDRLHGERVDSRDEAVV, encoded by the coding sequence ATGATGCCTCTACCCACCTTCGAGCAGTTCTCCGCAGTCCGTATCTTGGGCGCCCCCAAATATTCGCCTGACGGATCCCGCATCGCTTACATCGCCAACACGACCGGCTACACGAACCTGTGGACGATGCCCGCCGGTGGCGGTTTCGCCAGCCAGCTCACCAGCTTCAGTCATCGCCGGGTCACCGACTTCAGCTGGTCGCCCGACGGCTCCAGGATCGCCTTCACGAGCGACCTGCACGGCGACGAGATGCACCAGGTGTTCGTGGTGGAGGCCGGTGGCGGTTGGCCCCGGCAGCTCACCGATGCTCCGAGCGTGCAGTACACGCTCGTCGACTGGACCCCCGACGGCGAACGGGTGGTCATCACCGGCAACGACCGCGAACCGACCCAGATGGACCCTCAGCTACTCGACGTCGAAACCGGCGAGACGGAGAGGCTGATGACCGGAGGGCTCTACTACGGGACCCTCGTCTCGCCCGATGGTCGTTATCTCCTTATCCTCGAGATCATCAGCAATACCGACCAGAACATCTACGTTCTCGACCTGGAATCCCGTGAGCGCACCCTGGCCACCCCCCATGAGGGAGAGGCGACCTTCCAGCCGTGCGCCTGGGCGCGCGACAGCAGCGGCTTCTACCTGCTGACCAACCATGGACGGGAGTACGCGGGCCTCGCCTTCTACTCGCTCGAGGGGGGCAAGTGGGGCTTCGCTCACGCACCCGACCACGACCTGGAACTGTTCGACCTGGCCAAGGATGGCCGCACCACCGTCGCCGTGATGAACGTCGACGGGGCCAGCAGGTTGCAGGCGTACTCGCTGGGTGAGGGCAAGGAGTTGCCGGCTCCCGAGCTCCCGCTGGGGGTGGTTGGTTCCGTCTCGCTCCACCCGAACGAAAGGCGCCTGGTGATGTCGTTCGCCCGCGCCACCGAGGCCACGAACATATACGAGGTGGACCTGGAGAGCGGGAGCGTGCGGAAGCTGGAGCAGAGCATGCTGGGGGGAGTCCCGGCGGAGTACCTGGTCGAACCCGAACTCATCAGCTACCCCTCCTTCGACCGTGAGATCCCAGCCTGGCTCTTCCGACCGAAGGGCGACGGTCCCTTCCCGATGGTGCTCTCCATCCATGGCGGACCCGAAGCGCAGGAGCGGCCGCAGTACATCTACTCCGGCCTCTACCAGTTCCTGTTGAGCAGAGGCATAGGGGTGCTGGCCCCGAACATCAGGGGCTCCACCGGTTACGGGGCCAGCTACCAGAAGCTCATACACCGCGACTGGGGAGGGGCCGAACTGCAGGACATCCGCCATGCCGCCGAGTACCTCCGCTCGCTCCACTGGGTCGACCCGGAACGGCTTGCCGTCTTCGGCGGTTCGTTCGGTGGCTTCGCCACACTCTCGGCCGTGAGCCGCCTCCCCGAGTACTGGTCTGTGGGCGTCGACGTGGTCGGACCGTCCAACCTCATCACCTTCGTGGACAGCGTCCCACCGCACTGGAAGCAGATGCTCAAGGCCTGGGTGGGTGACGCCGTGGAGGACCGGGAGATGTTGGTCGAGCGTTCACCGATAACCTACGTCGACGACATCCGGGTACCGATGCTGATCATCCAGGGGGCTAACGATCAGCGAGTGGTGAAGGCAGAGAGCGACCAGATGGTCGAACGCCTGCGCACTCTCGGCCGGGAGGTCGAATACTACGTAGACGACGAGAGTGGCCACGGCCCCGCGTCCCGCGAGGCGGGGGAGCGCTGGTGGCGGATGGTGGCCGAGTACCTGGTCGACAGGCTGCATGGCGAGAGGGTGGATAGCCGCGACGAGGCGGTCGTCTGA